The following coding sequences lie in one Actinomycetes bacterium genomic window:
- a CDS encoding tRNA (adenine-N1)-methyltransferase, producing MRPPQGSGEPRGGAPVRPEGSGEPRGGAPARPLEAGERVLLQDGKGRRYLVTLERGATFHTHRGRLAHDQLIGAPEGEVVRTDLGQRLLVVRPTLADWLVKMPRGAQVIYPRVLALMVMAADVRPGLTVVEAGTGSGALSTALLQALGTEGRLVSFELRPDFAAQARRNVEAWFGKPPERWDLREGDVVDGIGQVGPVDRVCLDLLEPWLVVPGAAEVLVPGGVLVAFVATIPQVMRLVEALDGSGRFGLTETSEAILRPWHVDGLAVRPEHRMVGHTGFLVSSRRLAAPWPAPGPVR from the coding sequence GTGAGGCCGCCGCAGGGGTCCGGGGAACCTCGAGGGGGTGCCCCGGTCAGACCGGAGGGGTCCGGGGAGCCCCGAGGGGGGGCCCCGGCCAGACCGCTCGAGGCGGGGGAGCGGGTGCTGCTGCAGGACGGCAAGGGGCGGCGCTACCTGGTGACGCTCGAGCGGGGCGCGACCTTCCACACCCATCGGGGGCGGCTCGCCCACGACCAGCTCATCGGCGCCCCCGAGGGCGAGGTGGTGCGCACCGACCTCGGCCAGCGCCTGCTGGTGGTGCGCCCGACCCTGGCCGACTGGCTGGTCAAGATGCCCCGCGGCGCCCAGGTGATCTACCCCAGGGTGCTCGCCCTCATGGTGATGGCGGCCGACGTGCGGCCCGGCCTGACCGTGGTCGAGGCCGGCACCGGCTCGGGCGCGCTGTCCACCGCGCTGCTCCAGGCCCTCGGCACGGAGGGACGGCTGGTGTCGTTCGAGCTCCGCCCCGACTTCGCCGCCCAGGCCAGGCGGAACGTGGAGGCGTGGTTCGGCAAGCCGCCCGAGCGCTGGGACCTGCGGGAGGGTGACGTCGTGGACGGCATCGGCCAGGTGGGACCGGTCGACCGGGTCTGCCTCGACCTGCTGGAGCCCTGGCTGGTGGTGCCGGGCGCGGCCGAGGTGCTCGTCCCCGGCGGGGTCCTGGTCGCCTTCGTGGCGACCATCCCGCAGGTGATGCGCCTGGTCGAGGCATTGGACGGGTCGGGCCGGTTCGGCCTCACCGAGACCTCCGAGGCCATTCTGCGTCCCTGGCACGTCGACGGGCTGGCCGTGCGGCCCGAGCACCGCATGGTCGGCCACACCGGCTTCCTCGTGTCGAGCCGCCGGCTGGCCGCGCCATGGCCCGCACCCGGCCCGGTCCGCTGA
- a CDS encoding CsbD family protein yields MGTDDKLRNQAQDLKGKAKEAWGDATDDERLEAEGQSDQAKSDLKQAGEKVKDAFR; encoded by the coding sequence ATGGGCACCGACGACAAGCTTCGCAACCAGGCGCAGGACCTCAAGGGCAAGGCCAAGGAGGCCTGGGGCGACGCCACCGACGACGAGCGCCTCGAGGCCGAGGGCCAGTCCGACCAGGCCAAGTCGGACCTCAAGCAGGCTGGCGAGAAGGTGAAGGACGCCTTCAGGTAG